One Symphalangus syndactylus isolate Jambi chromosome 10, NHGRI_mSymSyn1-v2.1_pri, whole genome shotgun sequence genomic region harbors:
- the PNMA2 gene encoding paraneoplastic antigen Ma2, with amino-acid sequence MALALLEDWCRIMSVDEQKSLMVMGIPADYEEVEIQEVLQETLKSLGRYRLLGKIFRKQENANAVLLELLEDTDVSAIPSEVQGKGGVWKVIFKTPNQDTEFLERLNLFLEKEGQTVSGMFRALGHEGVSPATVPCISPELLAHLLGQAMAHAPQPLLPMRYRKLRVFSGSAVPAPEEEPFDIWLEQATEIVKEWPVTEAEKKRWLAESLRGPALDLMHIVQADNPSISVEECLEAFKQVFGSLESRRTAQVRYLKTYQEEGEKVSAYVLRLETLLRRAVEKRAIPRRIADQVRLEQVMAGATLNQMLWCRLRELKDQGPPPSFLELMKVIREEEEEEASFENESIEEPEEGDGYGRWNHEGDD; translated from the coding sequence ATGGCACTGGCACTGTTAGAGGACTGGTGCAGGATAATGAGTGTGGATGAGCAGAAGTCACTGATGGTTATGGGGATACCGGCGGACTATGAGGAGGTTGAGATTCAGGAGGTCCTTCAGGAGACTTTAAAGTCTCTGGGCAGGTATAGACTACTTGGCAAGATATTCCGGAAGCAGGAGAATGCCAATGCTGTCTTACTAGAGCTTCTGGAAGATACTGATGTCTCGGCCATTCCCAGTGAGGTCCAGGGAAAGGGGGGTGTCTGGAAGGTGATCTTTAAGACCCCTAATCAGGACACTGAGTTTCTTGAAAGATTGAACCTCTTTCTAGAAAAAGAGGGGCAGACGGTCTCGGGCATGTTTCGAGCACTGGGGCACGAGGGCGTGTCTCCAGCCACAGTGCCCTGCATCTCACCAGAATTACTGGCCCATTTGTTGGGACAGGCAATGGCACACGCGCCTCAGCCCCTGCTACCCATGAGATACCGGAAACTGCGAGTATTCTCGGGGAGTGCTGTCCCAGCCCCAGAGGAAGAGCCCTTTGATATCTGGTTGGAACAGGCCACGGAGATAGTCAAAGAGTGGCCAGTAacagaggcagaaaagaaaaggtgGCTGGCGGAAAGCCTGCGGGGCCCTGCCCTGGACCTCATGCACATAGTGCAGGCAGACAACCCGTCCATCAGTGTAGAAGAGTGTTTGGAGGCCTTTAAGCAAGTGTTTGGGAGCCTAGAGAGCCGCAGGACAGCCCAGGTGAGGTATCTGAAGACCTatcaggaggaaggagagaaggtcTCAGCCTATGTGTTACGGTTAGAAACCCTGCTCCGGAGAGCAGTGGAGAAACGCGCCATCCCTCGGCGTATTGCGGACCAGGTCCGCCTGGAGCAGGTCATGGCTGGGGCCACTCTTAACCAGATGCTGTGGTGCCGGCTTAGGGAGCTGAAGGATCAGGGCCCGCCCCCCAGCTTCCTTGAGCTAATGAAGGTAATacgggaagaagaggaggaagaggcctCCTTTGAGAATGAGAGTATTGAAGAGCCAGAGGAAGGAGATGGCTATGGCCGCTGGAATCATGAGGGAGACGACTGA